The Niallia alba genome includes a window with the following:
- a CDS encoding DEAD/DEAH box helicase, which yields MTLQINFDDSWNNQLLKRISDDGPWANWELYKLAVEVEQHNIIPNFEGLQAPKYLSDLSPLPHQLEVAKKVIEDMNGKAILADEVGLGKTIEAGLILKEYMIRGLVKKVLILVPASLVTQWAFELNSKFYIPAMVQRKSYVWEQCDIVVSSIDTAKRQPHRDIIYNLDYDLVIIDEAHKLKNNKTKNYEFVQNLKKKFCLLLTATPIQNRISEIFNLVSLLKPGHLGSESAFYEKYKKDARSIDDDENLKALVNKVMIRNRRHDTGIEWTKRIVEAVPIQFTEEERALYEGLVNLKTENYLSNNTENNRSPFSMITLQREACSSREAVYYTLQNMMKKVENPTPQFQQRIQELVKKVEAVQQNSKANKALELIKKINDKVIIFTEYRATQLYLQWFLKQHGITSVPFRGGFKRGKKDWMRDLFQNHAQVLIATEAGGEGINLQFCHHIINFDLPWNPMRLEQRIGRIHRLGQKEDVKIYNFAIKDTVEDHILKLLYEKIHLFEKVIGELDDILTKLDFGNMDDYMIDIFSHSKSEGEMKIKMDNLTSMIEFAQNMKEGEAYEAAGNSSIS from the coding sequence ATGACCCTGCAAATTAATTTTGATGATTCATGGAATAATCAGTTATTAAAACGAATTTCAGATGATGGTCCATGGGCAAATTGGGAATTATATAAGCTTGCTGTAGAAGTAGAACAACATAATATCATACCAAACTTCGAAGGTCTCCAAGCCCCCAAATACCTATCAGACCTTTCTCCTTTGCCTCACCAATTAGAAGTTGCCAAAAAGGTAATAGAAGATATGAATGGAAAAGCCATCTTGGCAGATGAGGTTGGGCTTGGTAAAACAATTGAAGCAGGATTAATTCTCAAAGAATATATGATTCGTGGATTAGTAAAAAAAGTGTTAATTTTAGTTCCGGCTTCTCTTGTAACACAATGGGCTTTTGAGCTAAACAGCAAGTTCTACATTCCTGCTATGGTTCAGCGCAAAAGCTATGTATGGGAGCAATGCGATATTGTCGTATCGTCTATTGATACAGCCAAAAGACAGCCTCATCGAGATATCATATACAACCTGGATTATGATTTGGTGATTATTGATGAAGCCCATAAACTGAAAAATAATAAAACGAAAAACTATGAGTTTGTCCAAAATTTAAAAAAGAAATTCTGTTTGCTATTAACAGCTACTCCTATCCAAAACAGAATTAGCGAAATCTTTAATTTAGTCTCTTTACTAAAGCCTGGTCATCTTGGCAGCGAATCAGCATTCTATGAAAAATATAAAAAAGATGCACGCTCCATTGATGATGACGAGAATTTAAAAGCATTAGTCAATAAAGTAATGATAAGAAACAGACGCCATGATACAGGGATCGAATGGACAAAACGAATTGTCGAAGCAGTTCCTATTCAATTTACGGAAGAAGAAAGAGCATTATATGAAGGCTTAGTTAATTTAAAAACAGAAAACTATCTTTCTAATAATACCGAAAATAATCGAAGTCCTTTTTCGATGATTACTTTACAAAGAGAGGCATGTTCAAGCAGGGAAGCTGTCTATTATACCCTTCAAAATATGATGAAGAAAGTGGAAAATCCTACACCACAATTTCAACAAAGAATACAGGAACTTGTGAAAAAAGTAGAAGCGGTTCAACAAAATTCGAAAGCAAACAAGGCATTAGAGCTTATTAAGAAAATTAACGATAAAGTAATCATCTTTACCGAATATCGGGCCACTCAATTATATTTACAATGGTTTTTAAAGCAGCATGGCATCACTTCTGTTCCCTTCCGCGGCGGCTTTAAACGCGGCAAAAAGGATTGGATGAGAGATCTGTTCCAAAATCATGCGCAAGTATTAATAGCAACAGAGGCTGGTGGAGAAGGTATTAACCTTCAATTTTGCCACCATATAATTAACTTTGATTTGCCATGGAACCCGATGAGACTAGAGCAAAGGATAGGACGTATCCATCGACTTGGTCAAAAAGAAGATGTAAAGATTTATAATTTCGCTATTAAAGATACAGTTGAAGATCATATTTTAAAATTACTTTACGAAAAAATCCATCTTTTCGAAAAAGTAATTGGGGAACTAGACGATATTCTTACAAAGCTAGATTTTGGCAATATGGATGACTATATGATTGATATCTTCTCCCATTCTAAATCAGAGGGAGAAATGAAAATCAAAATGGATAATTTAACGAGCATGATTGAATTTGCACAGAATATGAAGGAAGGTGAAGCATATGAAGCAGCAGGAAATTCATCAATTTCTTGA
- the gcvT gene encoding glycine cleavage system aminomethyltransferase GcvT, which yields MTLLKQTPLYEVYKEYGGKTIDFGGWNLPVQFSGIKQEHEAVRTKAGLFDVSHMGEIEVTGIDSLDFLQKVLTNDIEKIQTGAAQYSAMCYENGGTVDDLLTYKLADNHYLLVVNASNIEKDFEWLQNQVSGEVTLTNLSEDFAQLALQGPLVEEVLKKINPAVDYASIKYFHFQNKVTLAGKEVLLSRTGYTGEDGFEIYCQSEDAQGLWKEILTVGEPLGVLPCGLGARDTLRFEATLALYGQELSADITPLEAGIGFAVKLNKAADFIGKEALVKQKEEGLTRKLVGLEMLDRGIPRHGYKVYANGSCIGGVTTGTQSPTLKKNIGLALIQVDYAAIDTEVEVEIRGKYLKAKVIKTPFYKSK from the coding sequence TTGACTTTATTAAAACAAACACCGTTATATGAGGTATATAAAGAGTATGGTGGAAAGACAATCGATTTTGGAGGCTGGAACTTACCTGTTCAATTTTCCGGCATTAAACAGGAGCATGAGGCTGTTCGTACAAAAGCGGGCTTATTTGATGTATCCCATATGGGCGAGATTGAAGTAACGGGGATAGATAGTCTAGACTTTCTCCAAAAAGTACTTACAAATGACATAGAAAAAATACAAACAGGTGCTGCCCAATATTCTGCGATGTGTTATGAAAATGGTGGGACAGTAGATGATTTATTAACATATAAGCTAGCAGATAATCACTACTTATTAGTGGTGAATGCATCAAATATCGAAAAGGATTTTGAATGGCTCCAAAATCAAGTGAGTGGCGAAGTTACCTTAACTAATTTGTCAGAAGATTTTGCTCAATTAGCGCTGCAAGGGCCACTAGTTGAAGAAGTGCTAAAAAAAATAAATCCTGCTGTTGATTATGCTTCAATTAAATATTTTCATTTTCAAAATAAGGTGACTTTAGCAGGTAAAGAAGTTCTCCTGTCACGTACTGGCTATACTGGTGAAGATGGATTCGAAATCTATTGTCAAAGCGAAGATGCACAAGGTTTATGGAAGGAAATATTGACAGTAGGAGAACCGTTAGGCGTTCTTCCTTGCGGTTTAGGTGCAAGGGACACTTTGCGATTTGAAGCAACACTTGCTTTATATGGTCAAGAGTTATCAGCGGACATTACACCCTTGGAAGCAGGGATTGGTTTTGCAGTCAAATTAAACAAAGCAGCTGACTTTATTGGGAAGGAAGCTTTAGTGAAGCAAAAAGAGGAAGGCTTAACTAGAAAACTAGTTGGACTTGAAATGCTGGACAGAGGAATTCCACGCCATGGTTATAAAGTATATGCAAATGGGTCTTGTATCGGGGGAGTTACTACTGGTACACAGTCGCCAACATTAAAGAAAAACATCGGGCTTGCATTAATCCAAGTTGATTATGCTGCAATAGATACAGAAGTGGAAGTAGAAATAAGAGGGAAATATTTGAAGGCGAAAGTTATAAAAACGCCTTTTTATAAAAGCAAATAA
- a CDS encoding lipoate--protein ligase family protein, giving the protein MVKETWRFIDSGNHSPSFNMALDEALLEWHSKGVFPPVIRFYGWNPATLSIGYFQKVEKEIDLEAVKELGLGFVRRPTGGRGVLHEHELTYSVIVSEEHPHMPKTVTEAYRVISEGILKGFHFLDLDAYFSVPKTEEQKNNLKSPRSAVCFDAPSWYELVVEGRKVAGSAQTRQQGVILQHGSILLDLDEDKLFRLFKYPNDRVKERMQKAFKSKAVAINDLTSRNITIDMAKEAFKKGFEEGLHIQLENYQLTNEELEYVEKIAKEKYDSNEWNFRR; this is encoded by the coding sequence ATGGTAAAAGAAACATGGAGATTTATTGATTCAGGCAATCACTCTCCTTCTTTTAATATGGCATTAGACGAAGCGTTATTAGAATGGCATTCTAAAGGAGTTTTTCCGCCGGTGATCCGTTTTTATGGCTGGAATCCTGCTACTTTATCTATTGGATATTTTCAGAAGGTAGAGAAAGAAATTGATTTAGAAGCGGTCAAAGAACTAGGGCTTGGATTTGTGAGAAGACCAACAGGCGGTAGAGGTGTTCTGCATGAACATGAATTGACTTACAGTGTGATTGTTTCAGAAGAACATCCTCATATGCCAAAAACAGTAACCGAGGCATATCGAGTAATTTCAGAAGGCATTTTAAAAGGATTTCATTTTCTAGATTTAGATGCCTATTTTTCTGTTCCAAAAACGGAAGAACAGAAAAATAATTTGAAAAGTCCAAGGTCTGCTGTATGCTTTGATGCTCCTAGCTGGTATGAATTAGTAGTAGAAGGAAGAAAAGTTGCGGGAAGCGCACAGACAAGACAGCAAGGTGTCATCTTGCAGCACGGTTCGATTTTACTAGATTTAGATGAGGACAAGTTATTTCGACTATTTAAGTATCCAAATGACCGGGTTAAAGAAAGAATGCAAAAAGCATTTAAGAGCAAAGCTGTGGCGATTAATGATTTAACTTCAAGAAATATTACGATTGATATGGCAAAAGAAGCGTTTAAAAAAGGCTTTGAGGAAGGTTTGCATATTCAATTAGAGAATTATCAATTAACAAATGAAGAACTAGAATATGTAGAAAAAATAGCGAAAGAAAAATATGATAGTAATGAGTGGAATTTTAGACGATAA
- the gcvPB gene encoding aminomethyl-transferring glycine dehydrogenase subunit GcvPB, whose translation MSNQNQPLIFESSTPGRIGYSLPEMDIPAVDLNQLLPNDYIREENPELPEVSELDIMRHYTALSKRNHGLDSGFYPLGSCTMKYNPKINENVARFNGFAHIHPLQEESSVQGALELMYDLQQHLVEITGMDEVTLQPAAGAHGEWTGLMLIRAYHEANGDTHRTKVIVPDSAHGTNPASATVAGLETITVKSNEHGLVDLDDLKRVVGEDTAALMLTNPNTLGLFEENILEMAEIVHNAGGKLYYDGANLNAVLSKARPGDMGFDVVHLNLHKTFTGPHGGGGPGSGPVGVKADLIPFLPKPVLSKVGGEFVLDYNRPQSIGRVKPFYGNFGINVRAYTYIRSMGPDGLKAVTENAVLNANYMMRRLSAYYDLPFDRHCKHEFVLSGRRQKKLGVRTLDIAKRLLDFGYHPPTIYFPLNVEECIMIEPTETESKETLDSFIEAMIQIAKEAEETPEIVQEAPHTTVIGRLDETLAARKPILRYTK comes from the coding sequence ATGTCTAATCAAAATCAGCCTCTTATCTTTGAAAGCAGTACACCAGGCAGAATAGGTTATAGTTTACCAGAGATGGATATTCCAGCAGTAGATCTTAATCAGCTGTTGCCGAATGATTATATAAGAGAAGAAAATCCAGAACTACCAGAAGTATCTGAATTAGATATTATGCGCCACTATACTGCTCTATCTAAACGAAATCATGGATTGGATTCTGGCTTTTACCCATTAGGTTCTTGTACGATGAAATATAATCCGAAAATAAATGAAAATGTGGCAAGATTTAATGGATTTGCCCATATTCATCCTTTGCAAGAAGAGTCATCTGTACAAGGTGCATTAGAGCTAATGTATGATTTACAACAGCATCTTGTGGAAATCACAGGTATGGATGAAGTGACATTGCAGCCAGCTGCGGGTGCGCATGGTGAGTGGACTGGATTAATGCTGATTAGAGCCTACCATGAAGCAAATGGAGACACTCATCGCACGAAAGTAATTGTTCCCGATTCTGCACATGGAACTAATCCTGCATCAGCGACAGTTGCTGGTTTAGAAACAATTACAGTAAAATCCAATGAACATGGACTCGTCGATCTAGATGATTTAAAGCGAGTAGTAGGAGAAGATACAGCGGCGTTAATGTTAACAAATCCTAATACGTTAGGACTTTTTGAAGAAAATATTTTAGAAATGGCTGAAATTGTTCATAATGCCGGTGGAAAATTATATTATGATGGTGCCAATTTAAATGCCGTTCTTTCTAAAGCTAGACCTGGTGATATGGGCTTTGACGTTGTTCATTTGAACTTGCATAAGACATTCACGGGCCCGCATGGTGGCGGGGGACCTGGTTCAGGGCCAGTAGGTGTGAAAGCAGATTTAATTCCTTTCCTACCAAAGCCAGTTTTGTCAAAAGTAGGAGGAGAATTCGTACTAGATTACAACAGACCGCAATCAATTGGTAGAGTTAAGCCGTTTTATGGCAACTTTGGGATTAATGTACGTGCATACACTTATATACGTTCAATGGGTCCTGATGGCTTAAAGGCTGTTACAGAAAACGCGGTGTTAAATGCTAACTACATGATGCGTCGTCTCTCTGCGTATTATGACTTACCATTTGATCGTCATTGTAAACATGAATTTGTTTTAAGTGGAAGAAGACAAAAAAAATTAGGAGTACGAACTCTTGATATTGCCAAAAGACTGCTTGATTTTGGGTATCATCCACCAACTATCTATTTCCCTCTTAATGTGGAGGAATGTATTATGATAGAACCGACAGAGACAGAATCGAAAGAAACATTAGATAGCTTTATTGAAGCGATGATTCAAATTGCAAAAGAGGCAGAAGAAACACCTGAAATAGTTCAGGAAGCTCCTCATACGACGGTAATCGGTCGCTTAGATGAGACATTGGCAGCGAGAAAGCCAATTCTTCGTTATACAAAATAA
- the gcvPA gene encoding aminomethyl-transferring glycine dehydrogenase subunit GcvPA, whose product MKHRYLPMTVQDQKEMLEVIGVSSVEELFSDIPEKVRFQGDYQIKPAKSESALLKELTKLAKKNADAKANVSFLGAGVYDHYSPVIVDHVLSRSEFYTAYTPYQPEISQGELQAIFEFQTMIGELTGMDVANSSMYDGATALAEAGMLSAGTTKRKKILVSSTIHPEAKEVVKTYAKGQYIEVVEVPHKEGITDLDALEAMVDDTVAAVMIQYPNFFGRVELLKDLEAIIHAHKSLFVVSSNPLALGALTPPGKFQADIVVGDAQPFGIPMGFGGPHCGYFAVTSKLMRKVPGRLVGQTLDENGQRGFVLTLQAREQHIRRDKATSNICSNQALNALAASVAMTALGKHGVKEMAIANIQKAHYAKTKLREAGFEIIFEGPSFNEFIIKCNSSISAINRALLEIGMIGGYDLGRDFEQLENHMLIAVTELRTKEEIDEFVAEMEDYHV is encoded by the coding sequence ATGAAGCATCGCTATTTACCGATGACGGTTCAAGATCAAAAGGAAATGCTTGAAGTAATTGGTGTAAGTTCAGTAGAAGAATTATTTTCAGATATACCAGAAAAAGTACGCTTTCAAGGAGACTATCAAATTAAGCCTGCAAAAAGTGAATCTGCTTTATTGAAAGAATTAACAAAGCTTGCCAAAAAAAATGCGGATGCAAAAGCAAATGTTTCTTTTCTTGGAGCTGGTGTTTATGATCATTATTCACCTGTTATTGTAGATCATGTTTTATCACGCTCTGAATTTTATACAGCTTATACCCCATATCAACCAGAAATTTCACAAGGGGAATTACAAGCAATTTTTGAATTTCAGACAATGATAGGTGAACTGACAGGAATGGACGTAGCTAACTCTTCTATGTACGACGGAGCAACTGCATTAGCAGAGGCAGGTATGTTAAGTGCGGGTACGACGAAACGAAAAAAGATCCTTGTATCAAGTACAATTCATCCAGAAGCAAAAGAAGTAGTGAAAACTTATGCAAAAGGTCAGTATATCGAAGTAGTAGAGGTTCCTCATAAGGAAGGCATAACAGATTTAGATGCGCTAGAGGCAATGGTGGATGATACAGTTGCAGCAGTTATGATCCAGTATCCAAACTTTTTTGGAAGAGTGGAACTGCTGAAGGATTTAGAAGCAATTATTCATGCTCATAAATCATTATTTGTTGTCTCAAGCAATCCTTTAGCTTTAGGAGCACTGACGCCACCAGGAAAGTTTCAGGCAGATATCGTAGTTGGTGATGCACAACCTTTTGGCATTCCAATGGGCTTTGGTGGACCGCACTGTGGTTATTTCGCAGTAACGTCTAAATTAATGCGTAAGGTTCCTGGTCGTTTAGTAGGACAAACGCTAGATGAGAATGGTCAAAGAGGATTTGTGCTCACACTTCAGGCGAGAGAGCAGCATATTCGCCGTGATAAGGCCACTTCTAATATTTGCTCCAACCAAGCACTTAATGCTTTAGCTGCTTCTGTAGCTATGACTGCACTCGGTAAGCACGGGGTGAAGGAAATGGCGATTGCGAATATACAGAAAGCTCATTATGCAAAAACGAAATTAAGGGAAGCTGGATTTGAAATAATTTTTGAAGGTCCATCTTTTAATGAATTTATTATTAAATGTAATTCCTCTATTTCAGCTATTAACCGTGCATTATTAGAAATAGGTATGATCGGTGGCTATGATTTAGGAAGAGACTTTGAACAACTAGAAAATCATATGCTAATTGCCGTTACGGAATTACGTACAAAAGAAGAAATTGATGAATTCGTTGCAGAAATGGAGGATTATCATGTCTAA
- a CDS encoding rhodanese-like domain-containing protein, with product MTTIYTLLIILVAFLVYSLVMWLYQRRIVKTVNQDEFRQGYRKAQLIDVREPNEYEAGHVLGARNIPLSQLKMRKSEIRPDKPVYLYCQNGMRSGRAAQFLNRKGYKDLTQLEGGFKKWTGKIKAKK from the coding sequence TTGACAACGATTTATACTCTTCTCATCATTTTAGTCGCATTCCTTGTGTATTCCTTAGTGATGTGGCTGTATCAGCGCCGAATTGTAAAAACTGTTAACCAAGATGAATTCCGTCAAGGTTACAGAAAGGCACAGTTAATTGATGTACGTGAACCAAACGAATATGAGGCTGGACATGTGCTTGGCGCAAGAAACATTCCACTATCACAACTAAAAATGAGAAAAAGTGAAATCCGTCCTGATAAACCAGTATATCTATACTGTCAAAATGGGATGAGAAGCGGAAGAGCTGCTCAATTTCTAAATCGAAAAGGTTATAAAGATTTAACCCAATTAGAAGGCGGATTTAAAAAGTGGACAGGAAAAATTAAAGCAAAAAAATAA
- a CDS encoding YqhG family protein codes for MKQQEIHQFLERFFSANDCEIVENKLGYLTVQLTIEMDKELMNRPFYWHYLEKTGGTPNPASLTLITNPKLAPDDIKGELIHFGSPRLHQLFASAKNLSKYIRLYEKKTGQGQQQTSLKPWLALNVKISYQCDRKRDVFQSIGLQLINGQIATDFQAKIEKMNLSAKIPDYAFTLSPLIMPKSGITRIENMIKQSLLAEDHTWAEEAQERWKKDLELLEHFYEDMEDMEEEQETLETERLALQEQYEPKINISIINGGLFYLASEAVS; via the coding sequence ATGAAGCAGCAGGAAATTCATCAATTTCTTGAACGATTTTTCAGCGCGAATGATTGTGAAATAGTAGAGAATAAACTTGGTTATCTAACCGTACAACTTACCATTGAGATGGATAAAGAGTTAATGAATCGCCCTTTTTATTGGCATTATCTTGAAAAGACTGGCGGCACACCAAACCCTGCCAGTCTTACCCTCATCACAAATCCAAAGCTTGCACCAGACGATATAAAGGGCGAATTAATTCATTTTGGCTCTCCTCGTCTTCATCAGCTTTTTGCTTCTGCTAAAAATTTATCGAAGTATATACGTTTATACGAAAAAAAAACAGGACAAGGTCAGCAACAAACATCATTAAAACCTTGGCTAGCCCTTAATGTGAAAATATCGTATCAATGTGACAGAAAACGGGATGTATTTCAATCAATTGGGCTACAGCTAATCAATGGTCAAATAGCAACAGATTTTCAAGCAAAGATTGAGAAGATGAATCTTTCTGCCAAAATTCCCGATTATGCGTTTACCCTTTCTCCGTTAATTATGCCAAAAAGCGGGATAACAAGAATTGAGAATATGATAAAACAATCATTATTAGCAGAAGATCATACATGGGCAGAAGAAGCGCAAGAAAGATGGAAAAAGGATTTAGAATTGCTAGAGCATTTTTATGAAGATATGGAAGACATGGAGGAAGAACAAGAAACATTGGAGACGGAAAGATTAGCTCTACAGGAGCAGTATGAACCAAAGATTAATATTTCGATTATTAATGGCGGGCTATTCTATTTAGCTTCAGAAGCTGTTTCCTAA
- a CDS encoding IS4 family transposase, with protein sequence MDKITRKTSFGQWFSPINLQLFEENVKTLKLDFYTKKLTTESFLKLLLFAQLEEVESLHALSDCLFDDQLQKGIDLDSISISQLSRRLNGMNPDLFQKLFLDLVSQIHAKTHNTKLVMPLKIIDSSTLPLNLTNHKWAKFRKTKAGVKLHLRLVFMEKGISYPEKAIMTTAKEHDRGQLEVMVDDKECMYVFDRGYLDYERFDRMTDDGYFFLSRLRKNAVIREVYDFKLPENTSVLSDQMVLIGTTQNRAENYFRLLKVIDSKGNELHLITNRFDLSAEEISKMYKSRWAIELFFKWIKQHLHIKKFYGQSEWAIQNQVFIALIVFCLHVLAQIETKSKRKTLQISRYLRAALWKPAHIWLRKIEGKTIP encoded by the coding sequence ATGGACAAGATTACACGAAAAACTTCATTTGGACAATGGTTTTCACCAATAAATCTTCAATTATTTGAAGAAAACGTGAAAACGTTGAAATTAGATTTCTATACGAAAAAACTAACGACAGAGTCATTTCTAAAATTATTACTTTTTGCGCAGCTAGAAGAAGTCGAAAGTCTGCATGCGCTGAGCGATTGTCTTTTCGATGATCAACTGCAAAAGGGCATTGATCTTGATTCTATCAGTATTTCCCAACTCTCACGCCGTTTAAATGGCATGAATCCAGACTTATTCCAAAAGCTTTTCCTTGATTTAGTTTCACAAATTCATGCCAAAACGCACAACACGAAACTTGTGATGCCATTAAAAATCATTGATTCAAGCACATTGCCTCTCAATTTGACTAATCATAAATGGGCAAAATTCCGCAAAACAAAAGCGGGTGTTAAATTGCACTTACGCCTTGTGTTTATGGAAAAAGGTATATCCTATCCCGAAAAGGCCATTATGACAACGGCCAAAGAACATGACCGCGGTCAGCTTGAAGTAATGGTTGATGACAAGGAATGTATGTATGTGTTTGACCGTGGTTACTTAGACTACGAACGCTTTGATCGGATGACAGATGACGGCTACTTTTTCCTTTCTAGGCTGCGAAAAAACGCAGTCATACGGGAGGTTTACGATTTTAAACTACCCGAGAATACATCTGTTTTGTCGGATCAAATGGTGTTGATTGGTACGACGCAAAACCGTGCCGAAAATTACTTTCGTCTTCTAAAAGTGATTGATTCAAAAGGAAATGAGCTTCATTTAATCACAAATCGTTTTGATTTAAGTGCTGAAGAAATCTCAAAGATGTATAAATCACGCTGGGCGATTGAGTTATTTTTCAAATGGATTAAACAACATCTCCATATCAAAAAGTTTTACGGCCAAAGCGAATGGGCAATTCAGAATCAAGTGTTTATCGCACTTATTGTTTTTTGCCTGCATGTTCTCGCACAAATCGAGACAAAAAGTAAACGAAAAACCCTACAAATTAGCCGATATTTACGGGCAGCTTTGTGGAAACCAGCACATATTTGGCTTCGAAAGATTGAAGGAAAAACCATTCCTTAA
- the ltrA gene encoding group II intron reverse transcriptase/maturase codes for MQEVFDELFTKSEEGHLFKNLFNLIIDERNILLAYRNIKANKGSKTAGSDKYVIDNYKVMNKQEFITLIRTSLKDYKPKAVRRVMIPKGMDNTQFRPLGIPTMLDRLIQQMFKQILEPICEAKFYNHSYGFRPLRSTKHALSRVNFLVNISQLHYVVDIDIKGFFDNVNHRVLMKQMWNLGIHDRGVLAIISKMLKAPIKGIGIPNKGTPQGGILSPLLSNIVLHDLDMWVSNQWETFETKHEYSQNVKKYLMLKRNSNMKIGFIVRYADDFKIMTNNHENAVKWFHAVTGYLKDRLKLDISPEKSKITNLKKKSSDFLGFKIKAVRKKQKHLVRVNMIDKKKADVIRKMKELILRIRKETTINNIRLFNAYVMGIQNYFKYGSMVPTDFKDIAHKVHPYARSKLHQVGGKYAHPTDASKVYNQYYSNSLKTWKVLDVYLFPINGITSFTESRQFNPKLSVYTEEGRKLIHKKLQPVVEYNIRLLMQSKIQDQSIEYQDNRLSRYSMKNGCCEILGIFLEAHEVHCHHVKPRSLGGTDKYDNLKIIHEDMHRLIHATEKETIDKYLVKWKLNQNSKLIEKINALRKKCKNEPIVI; via the coding sequence ATGCAAGAGGTTTTTGATGAATTATTTACCAAGAGTGAGGAAGGACATCTTTTCAAAAATCTATTTAACCTAATCATAGATGAAAGAAACATCCTACTAGCTTACAGAAACATAAAAGCCAATAAAGGTTCTAAAACTGCCGGATCAGATAAGTATGTGATTGACAACTATAAAGTGATGAATAAACAAGAATTCATCACTCTCATTCGAACTTCGCTCAAAGATTACAAACCTAAAGCAGTCCGCAGAGTAATGATTCCAAAGGGAATGGATAATACCCAATTTAGACCTTTAGGAATACCAACAATGTTGGATAGGCTAATTCAACAGATGTTTAAACAAATTCTTGAACCTATCTGTGAAGCTAAATTTTATAATCACAGTTATGGTTTCAGACCATTACGAAGCACAAAACATGCTTTATCTAGGGTGAATTTCTTAGTTAATATCTCACAATTACATTATGTAGTAGATATCGACATAAAGGGATTCTTTGACAATGTAAATCATAGGGTTCTCATGAAGCAAATGTGGAATTTGGGTATTCATGATCGAGGGGTTTTAGCAATCATAAGCAAAATGCTTAAAGCCCCGATAAAAGGTATTGGAATTCCAAACAAAGGTACTCCACAAGGAGGAATACTCTCACCTTTACTCTCTAACATTGTTCTTCATGACCTAGATATGTGGGTAAGTAATCAATGGGAAACTTTTGAAACGAAGCATGAGTATTCTCAGAATGTAAAGAAGTACTTAATGTTGAAACGAAACTCGAATATGAAGATTGGCTTTATAGTTCGATACGCAGATGATTTCAAAATTATGACGAATAATCATGAGAATGCAGTCAAATGGTTTCATGCAGTGACAGGATACTTGAAGGATAGATTGAAATTAGATATCTCACCTGAGAAATCTAAAATTACAAATCTCAAAAAGAAGTCCTCGGATTTCTTGGGATTTAAAATTAAGGCTGTTAGGAAGAAACAAAAACATCTTGTTAGGGTAAATATGATTGATAAGAAGAAAGCTGATGTCATTAGGAAAATGAAGGAACTAATTCTTAGAATAAGGAAGGAAACGACCATTAATAACATAAGGCTCTTTAATGCTTATGTAATGGGGATACAAAATTACTTTAAATACGGGAGTATGGTTCCAACAGATTTCAAAGACATAGCACACAAGGTTCATCCTTATGCTAGGAGTAAACTACATCAAGTTGGAGGGAAATATGCACATCCAACAGATGCTAGTAAAGTTTATAATCAGTATTACTCTAACAGTCTCAAAACATGGAAAGTATTAGATGTTTATCTCTTTCCTATAAATGGGATAACAAGTTTTACTGAATCTAGACAATTTAATCCTAAGCTTTCGGTCTATACTGAAGAAGGTAGAAAATTAATTCACAAAAAACTTCAACCAGTTGTTGAATATAACATAAGATTACTAATGCAATCCAAAATACAAGACCAATCAATTGAATATCAAGACAATAGACTTTCCCGTTACTCAATGAAGAATGGATGTTGTGAAATACTTGGTATCTTTCTTGAAGCACATGAAGTTCACTGTCATCATGTAAAGCCTAGAAGTTTAGGTGGAACCGATAAGTATGATAACCTCAAAATTATCCATGAAGACATGCATAGACTAATTCATGCGACCGAGAAGGAAACGATTGATAAGTACCTTGTTAAATGGAAACTCAATCAGAATTCGAAACTGATTGAGAAGATAAATGCATTACGTAAGAAATGTAAGAACGAGCCAATCGTGATTTAA